CAAGTAACATAAATACCTGCATCCCATGCAACAAGAAGTATCTAACGCACCCTGAAGCATAACACTCAAACCGCTATTTACACGTCACAATGACATCCCGAATTATTCGATTTTTTCTCGAAAACAAACTGATTGCCCTGCTGCTGTTTCTGGCTCTGGCAGGCTGGGGCATCGCCACCGCACCCTTCGACTGGGATATCGACCTGATTCCGCGCGATCCGGTACCGGTGGATGCCATCCCGGATATCGGCGATAATCAGCAGATTATCTTCAGCGAGTGGTCCGGACGCTCGCCGCAGGATATCGAGGATCAGATCACCTATCCGCTCACCACTCAGCTGCTCGGCATCCCGGGTGTCCGCACCATCCGCAGCAACTCCATGTTCGGCTTCTCATCCATAAACATCATTTTTGAGGATGACGTCGAGTTTTACTGGAGCCGTGCGCGTATCCTCGAAAAACTCAACGCACTGCCCGGCGATCTGCTGCCTGATGGGGTCCAGCCGGCACTCGGTCCCGATGCCACCGCTCTCGGACAAATTTTCTGGTACACCCTGGAAGGCCACGATGCCGACGGCAACCCCACCGGCGGATGGGATCCGCAGGAGCTTCGCTCCATTCAGGACTTTCAGGTGCGATATGCGCTCTCGGCGGTCGAGGGTGTCGCCGAAGTGGCAAGCATCGGCGGATTCGTCAAAGAATATCAGGTGGACATCGATCCGGACGCCATGCGCGAGGCCGGTGTCACGGTGTCCGATATTGCCGATGCGGTTCGCAGCAGCAATCTGGATATCGGCGCCCGGACCATCGAAATGAACCGAGCCGAATATGTGGTCCGCGGCCTTGGCTACATCCAGTCACTGGAAGATCTGGAAGAGAGTGTGGTGGCTGTTCAGGACAACACGCCGATCCGCATAAAAGATGTGGCTCACGTCGGGATGGGTCCGGCACAGCGCCGCGGCGCCCTTGACAAGGCGGGCGCGGATGCGGTCGGCGGCGTGGTGGTGGCCCGGTACGGAGAAAACCCGCTTGAAGTTATTCAGAATGTAAAAGAGGAGATCGAAACCATCGCTCCCGGACTTCCGTCCAAAGAGCTGGACGACGGTACCGTTTCCCAGGTGGAAATTGTCCCGTTTTATGACCGCACCGGCCTCATTTACGAAACACTCGGCACGCTGGAGGAGGCCCTTTCGCTGCAGATCCTGATCACCATTATTGTGATCATCATCATGGTCATGCATCTGCGCACGTCGCTTATCATTTCGTTGCTGCTGCCACTGGCGGTGCTGATGAGCTTCATCATGATGAAATACGTCGGGGTGGATGCCAATGTGGTGGCACTGGCCGGTATTGCCATATCCATCGGGACGGTGGTCGATATGGGCATCATCCTCACCGAAAACATGCTCAGGCATATAGAAGAGAAAGATCCCGAAGAGAATATGCTGGAGACCATCTACCGGGCTGTCTCGGAGGTGAGTCCCGCCGTGATCACCGCGCTGATGACCACGATTGTCAGCTTTCTGCCGGTATTCATGCTGGAGGCTCAGGAGGGGCGCCTGTTCGGCCCGCTTGCCTTCACCAAAACCTTTATCCTGATCGCGGCACTGGTTATCGTCATCACGCTGATTCCGGCGTTCTCCCACTGGCTCTTTTCACGTCGCATCGACAGCAGGAAATGGCGCATCATCTGGAACAGCATCATGATTGCCGGTGGTGTGATTGTTGCCTTTGCGTATCTGGCCTGGGCCGGAATTGCCCTGATCGCCCTCGGCGCCAATAATCTGGCGGGAATCTGGCGCGAAGAGTACCGGCCGTGGGCACCGTGGGTCAACAACGGGATCATCTTTCTGGCCGTTGCCTGGCTGCTGGCCGGCAACTGGCTGCCGCTTGGACCCGAAAATCCGGTTTCGGTCAGCCTGCTCTTCATCCTGTTGATGGTTGGCGTCATTTTCGGCCTGTTCTGGCTTTTCATGAGATACTACGAACGTATTCTGGACTGGTCACTGAGGCGCAAAACCGCCTTTCTGACTATTCCCCTGCTGATCTTGCTTTTTGGGGCGATGAGTTGGCAGGGATTTGACACGACGTTCCGGTTTGTTGCAAAGGGCTGGAATGTGATCGGAGTGGAAATAGAAGAGACTCGTGTCTGGTCTGCCGCCGACGAGCGTTTTCCGGGTCTGGGTCAGGAGTTCATGCCGACTCTTGATGAAGGGTCGTTCCTCCTGATGCCTACCACCATGCCGCACGCTGGCATAGAAGAGACTCTTCAGATGATGCGCGAAATGGATATGAGGATCGCTTCCATCCCGGAAGTGGAAACCGTGGTCGGCAAGATCGGTCGTGTGGAATCGGCCCTGGATCCGGCGCCTATTTCCATGTTCGAAAATGTCATCATGTATAAAAGCGAGTACAAGACCGATGAGCGGGGCCGCCGGGTGCGCTATAAAGTGGAAAACGGTGCGTTTGTCCGGGATGATGCCGGCGAACTGATCCCCGATCGTCGAGGGCGTTACTACCGCCAATGGCGGGATCATATCCACGACCAGGACGATATCTGGACAGAGATCCTGCATGCGGGTGATCTGCCGGGGGTCACATCCGCCCCGAAACTGCAGCCGATCGAAACCCGGCTGATTATGCTGCAAACGGGCATGCGGGCCAATATGGGCGTGCGTGTCAGCGGACCGGATCTGGAGACGATCGACGAGTTCGCCACCAGTCTGGAGCCGGTGTTGCGCCAGGTGGAAGGCGTGCGTCCCGCTTCCGTATTCGCCGATCGGGTGGTAGGCAAGCCCTATTTGGAAATTGCCATCGACCGGCAGGAAATCGCCCGTCATGGCCTGACCATCCGCAATGTGCAGGAGGTCATCAGCACCGCTATTGGCGGACAGATGCTCGGGATGACCGTCGAAGGACGTGAGCGGTATCCGCTGCGCGCCAGATATGCCCGCGAGTACCGGGATAATCCGGATGCAATGAAACGGATTCTGATTCCGGCTCCGGACGGCTCCCAGATCCCGCTCGGGCAGCTGGCCGAGATCCGGTTTGAGACCGGCCCGATGAACATCCGCAGCGAGAACACCTTCCTCAACGCCTACGTCACCTTTGACGCTCAGCCCGGCGAGGCGCCTGTGGATGTGGTCAACCGTGCGCAGGACCAGATCGACCGGCAGATCAGCGAAGGCAACCTGAGTGTGCCCGACGGCATCAGCTATGTTTTTGAAGGAGAGTTTCAGAATCAGAAACGGGCGGCTGAACGACTGTCGGTCGTGCTGCCGATTACATTGCTGATCATCTTCCTGATCATCTACTTCCAGTTCCGCTCATCGCCGGTCACCATGATTGTGTTTTCCGGGATCATTCTGGTCTGGGCCGGCGGATTCGTCCTTCTCTGGCTGTACGGACAGGATTGGTTCTTCAACTTCTCTGTCATGGGCACGGAGTTGCGGGAGTTTTTCCAGATGGGAACCATCAATATGAGTGTGGCGGTCTGGGTCGGATTCCTGGCCCTGTTCGGCATTGCCGTGGACAACGGCGTGGTCATGGCCACCTATCTGGAGCAGCTGTTTGAGCGGAAAAAGCCGGGCGACAGGGAGGCGGTGTACGCAACGGCCATCCAGGCCGGCATGCGCAGGGTAAGGCCCTGTCTGATGACCACCGGCACGACTCTGCTTGCGCTGATGCCGATACTCACATCTCCCGGCAAGGGCTCCGAGATTATGATTCCTATGGCGATTCCCATTTTCGGCGGAATGCTCATCCAGGTACTTAGCCTGCTTCTGGTTCCGCTGCTCTACGCCTTATGGAAAGAAACAACGCTGACATTTAACCACGAAAGCAAAACAGACCATGACTGATATTCATAGAAATCCAAATCCTGCAATGTCGTGCGGAACGGCGCGGTGGCTGCCCGTGCTGTCACTGGCCGGTTTGATCATCCTGATGACCGCCTCATCCGTTCCGGCTCAGGCGCCGGACCGTCCGGAAGATCAGACCCGGCAGGAGTCCCCGTATTCCGGACAGGAGAGGCATCCGCAGCTCGAAGAGTATCTCCGCATCGCATCAGAGGAGAACCCGGAGCTGCGCGCCCTCTGGCACCGGTACCTGTCAGAGCAGGAGAAGATTCCCCAGGTGGGAACACTTCCCGATCCAGAAGTAAATATCGGGTTCGATTTCAACCCGATGATGTCGGAGACGGTGCTCGGTCGTTTTTCGATATCCGCAATGCAGATGTTTCCCTGGTTCGGGACCCTGGAATCGCGCCGGGAAATGCAGCGGGCCGCATCGGAGGCTGATCTTCAGAGCCTGAACAGCCGGCAGCTGGAGCTGTTTCGTGATATTCAGTATGCATGGTTCGATTTGACGGAACTGCAGCAGCAGATCGAAATCGCTGAATATACGATCGAACTGGTGCGTGATCTGGAAACGCTTGTGGAAATTCGTTACGAAACGGCGAACACCGCACAGGCCGACCTGCTTCGCATTCAGATGGAAGAGCAGCGTCTGCAGACCAGGATTTCTGATCTGGAAGATAAAAGGAATCCTGTCAAAGCCCGCTTTAACGCGCTGCTGAACCGGGCGCCCGATGCCGAAGTACAAACGGATGATGAGATTGCATCGCGCACGCTTCCCCATACCGAAGAAGCCCTGAAAGACCGGTTGATCGCGCAAAACCCTCAGTTCGACCAGCTCGATGCCCGGGAGCGCATGCTCCGGGAGCAGCAGAATCAGGCCAGGCTGGACGGACGGCCGAGTTTCGGTCTCGGACTGGAAGTAATGGGACGCGATTTCGGACCGATGTCGATGAGCCCCGACATGAACGAGGGTTTTGTCGGAATGGCGACCATACGGGTGCCGATATACAGATCGCGCTACAGCGCACAGTATCGCCAGGCCTCAGAGCAGCTTCGCGGACTGGATTATGAACGGGTGCAGACAGAAAACACCCTGCTGACCGGGCTTGAAGAAGCCCTTGAGCAGTTCCGGGATTCGGAGCGGTCGCTGAAACTGCTTGAGGACGAACTGATTCCCCGGGCCGAACAGGCATATGAGATTCTCGGTGATGAATACGCCGCCGGAAATGTCCGGTTCGATGAAGTGCTGCAGATGCAGCGGGAATTGCTGGATCTTGAGCTTGAACGCATCGAAACGCTGGTCCGGCAGAACAAGGCGGTCGTCTCGGTTGAAAGTATCACCGAAGAGGCTTCCGTGTCTTATTAAAACCTCATTCAACCCACTTTTACTCTTTTTATTTCAACAAACACAACGCTATGAAACCAACAAGAAATCAAATAATTACCGGAGCCGGACTGGTCCTGGCGGGTCTGCTGCTCGGCTGGATACTCTTCGCGGGACCGGCAGATCACGATCATGAAGACAACGGGCATGACCATGATCACGAAATGGCCGAAGGCGAACACGATCACTCAGCAGAGAACGGCGAGGAGGTGTGGACCTGCTCCATGCACCCGTCGGTCCGGGAAGACGGGCCGGGAGCTTGCCCCATCTGCGGGATGGACCTGATTCCGGCTTCTGCCGAAGAACATGAAGACGATTACTCGATGGTAATGACCGAATCGGCTGTGAAACTGGCGGATATTCAGACCACATCTGTTGTTCGCGGCAATCCGGAGCGGGAAATCCGTATGCCGGGCCGCATCAAGGTGGATGAGCGCCGTCTGGTCAATATAACGACACAGTTTCCGGGCAGAGTCATTAAAACCAAAGTGGATTTCACCGGGGCGCCGATTCGCAAAGGCGAGCCGATGGCTTCGGTCTATTCTCCGGAGCTGATTGCTGCCCAGCGGGAATTGCTGGAAGCCGCCCGGAAAAAGGAGAGCAATCCCCGGCTGTACGAGTCGGCCCGTCAAAAATTCCGGTTCTGGGAGTTTACCGACAATCAGATTGATAACATCATCTCGCATGGTGAAGTGCAGCGCGAGCTGGAAATACTCTCTCCGGCAGACGGATTTGTGATGTCACGTAATATTGCGGATGAAGAGCACTTCGCGGAGGGATCGGTGATTTTTGAAGTGGCCAACCTGGATCATCTCTGGGTGGTGCTGGAGGCTTATGAAGAAGATCTTGACTGGATATCGACCGGCGATGAGATCAGGTTTTCAACCCGCGGTAATCCGGGCAACAGCCATACGGCAACGGTAAGTTATATCGATCCGGTAATCGATTCCCGCAAACGAACCGCGGGCGTCCGCGCTGACATTGAAAACAATGATATGCGCCTGAAACCGGAAATGCTGGTCAGCGGTACAGTCAAATCCGTTATGGAAGAGGAAAAACTTATGGTTCCGGCTTCATCGGTTCTCTGGACCGGTCCGCGGTCGCTGGTCTATGTGAAAGACACCGGTGCCGACACACCGCGATTTGAAGCGCGGGAAGTGGACCTCGGATTGCGCAGCGGCGACCATTTTGTGATTGAGGACGGTGTCGAAGAGGGCGAGCAGGTGGTCTTCCATGGCGCCTTCCGTGTGGACAGTGAATTCCAGCTGGCCGACCGCTTCAGTATGATGAACCGGGAGCCGGGTACCGGTGCGGTTCCGGCGCACGATCACGGTGACATGGACATGGACGACCATGATGATCCGGCAATGGATCATGATGACCACGCCGAGCCTGACGACGAGCCGCACGAGCACGGTGAGGCAATTGACGGAGCCACCGATGATTTCCGTGAAGATTTTGCCGCTGTTCTGGAATACTATCTGCAAGGCAAAGAGGCACTGACAACTTCCGATTTCGACGGTGCGCGCCAGGCTTTTGAGCGAACAGCCGAAGAACTTGAGGCCGTCGGACTGCACCGGATGGAAGGGGACGCACACATGCGGTGGATGGATCAGTACGAGGCCATTGACGGGCATCTGGATCACATTCTGGAGGCCGGTGATATCGAAGAACTGCGCCAGGGATTTGCACAGCTTTCCCATGTACTAATCGAGGTGGTCCGCAATTACGAAATCCCCGGTGTGCACTATCATCAATACTGCCCCATGGTGGATGAAGACTGGCTCAGCAGCGAAGAGGAAATCGCGAACCCCTATGATCCGGATATGCTGCGCTGCGGCGAGGTGATTGAACGGATCGAATTTTGAGATGGCCGGATGGAAGCGAAAAACCGTCTGAAAATCCAACGGCAGAAGACAGTAACAGAGTAAATCAGCAATCTATCAACAACAAATAAGAGGCAATTATGAAAAATGTAGTGATAACCTTTTCCATCCTTTTTGCGGGCATGTTGCTGGTCAGCCAGGCCGAAGCCCGGAGCGGGCAATCACATCATGCTCATCTTCTCCATGAAGCGGCATACGCCGGCAATGATGCAGATGAATTCGGGGCCGAATTCGGCGCCTTGATGCAGGACTATTTCGGTTTGAAAGAGGCGCTTGTGGAATCGGATCTGGAACAAGCCGGCAGCAAATCGCATGCAATGGGAGAACGGCTGGATGAAATCGGCCCGCACCGGCTGGAAGGTGATGAGCATATGTTCTGGATGAATCGCTTTGAAGATCTCGCCGGTGAAATAACTGCGATCCATGATGCCGAAAATCTGGATGATGTCCGTGAACATTTCAGTTCATTGTCCGATCAGCTGGTTGAAATCGTGAGCACACTTGGTACCGGCGACAACGTGTACCACCAGTATTGCCCGATGGCGGAAGCCGGATGGCTGAGTGACGAGGAGGAGATCCGCAACCCTTACAAACCGGAGACCATGCTGGGTTGCGGGCGAATTGAGGCAAAAATGTAAACCACTCAGAGGTGCTGACCATGAAAGAAATCAAAGCTTTAATACGACCGGAAAAGTTTGATGAAGTAAACCGGGAGCTGCGCAAAGAAGGTTTTTGCTGTATGACCGTGTTTAAAGGAGAAGGCACCGGCAGGCACAGTGATAGCGAAAAAGCCGCTCCAACCCTGGAGTTTCCTGTGCTGCATTCACATGTGGTGAAAATTGAAATCATGGTGGATGACAAGGAAGCAGACCGTATATGTTCCATCATTCAGGAATCTGGCAGCACAGGCCGTAAAGGTGACGGCATTATTACCATAACCGAATTGAGCCGGATTATCAGCATTCGAACCGGAGAAAAAGGTGCGGGTGCATTGTGACGGATGGAAAACGGTCTGTATAACAGCATGCAGCATAATGCATCGGAGTCCGGCATGTAAATAAAAACAGGCCGGTATCAAAATGAACACATAACAGACAAATCATGACTCCCGACTGGATTCCCAATATTCATCCCTTTATTGTCCACTTTCCTATCGCCCTGCTGGTTGTGGCGGTTTTATGTGATGTGATCCGGGTCTTTTTGAAAGATCAGTCCTGGCTTCACAAAATGGTGCTTGCACTCTATGCAGCCGGTACCGTCGGATTGATCGCTTCGTTTTTATCCGGCCGGCAGGCTGTTGAGACAGTCACTGTAACAGGAGATGCGATCCCGGTCGTCACAGCTCACGAAGACTGGGCGCTATACACCCTGTTTTTTTACTTCGCCTTTACGCTTCTGCGGGGCTGGACCTGGTGGAAAAATCTTGAAGTAAAAAAGCCTGCATTAATCGGCCTGGTACTATTGGCTTTTGCCGGTACGGGGATGCTGTGGTATACTGGCGAACTGGGAGCCAAGCTCGTATATAAACACGGTGTGGCGGTCGGCGAAATTGACCGGCTGGAACAGCAAATTGAAAAACTCCGGCAAGATCTGGCAAGATTTCGTGAAGATGCGGCTCCTGAGCAGCATGATGACGGATCGTGGACCTGGAGAATCGGACCGGGAGCCGATCACGCGCTGACGGAATACTTCACTGTGGAAGGATCAGAACCTGAAAGAGCAGAACTGTCTCAGACTGACGGACAATATCACCTGCAACTGGAAGCCGGGGATGAATCTTCATTTCTCCTGTTCGGCGATGCAATCCGGAATGTCGACGGCCGCATCGAACTGAACACAGAGGAGTTCAACGGTGAGTTTGCACTGATCCATCATTTCCAGGATACGGAGAATTATCAGTATCTGAGGCTTGTGGATTCGGAACTTATCCAGGGACAGATCCTGAACGGGTCCGATAATTCACTGGGTTCCGGCGATGTGGACACAACGGACTGGTTTACACTCCGGGTAACGGCAAGCGGACGCCATTTTTACGGATACCATAACGGTCAGACCGTTGTCCATACCCATGCCGATGAGATGGAGCCGGGTAAGACGGGAATTCTGATTCGTGGTGAAGGAACCGTGGGCATGAGGTTGCTTGAGTTCAATTCGGTAGAGTGACCAACCATTCGCAGGTATTATTGACAAAACGGTGGAAAACCTTATAACAGTCCGGAGGTACTATGTCACATAATCATAAAAAACATGGTGGGCATGAAAATCATGACCATCACGGCCATGATCACCACAACCATCACAAAGATCATGATCACCACAAAGGCCATGATCATCACGGAGGCCACGGTCATCACGGCCATCATGAAGGCCACGACCATCACGGTGGACACGGTCATCACGACCACCATGAGCATCATGCCGCTATGGTTGAGGATTTCAAGTTCCGGTTCTGGTGGGTGCTGGCACTGACGATCCCGATCCTCGCCCTGTCACCCATGATCCAGGAGTTTATGGGTGTGGATTGGAGCTTCACCGGAGACATCTGGATCCTGTTTGCGCTCTCCTCCGTCGTCTTTTTCTTCGGCGGATGGCCGTTTTTGTACGGTCTTGTGGATGAACTTCGCCAGAAGCAGCCGGGTATGATGACACTCATCGGCCTGGCCATTTCGGTGGCCTATATCTACAGCACTTTTGTGGTATTCGGCCTGGAGGGCAATCTGCTGTTCTGGGAGCTCTCCACCCTGGTAGGCATCATGCTTTTGGGGCACTGGATTGAGATGCGCTCGGTAATGAGCGCCTCGGCTGCCCTGGAAAAGCTGGCCGAGCTGCTGCCGGGTAAAGCGCACAAAGTGCAGGACGACGGCAGCGTGGTGGATGTACCACTGGAAGAGCTGCAGGTAGGTGATAAGGTTTTGATCAAACCGGGAGAAAAGATTCCGGCTGATGGAGTTGTCATCGAAGGCAGCACCAATGTCAACGAGTCGATGCTGACAGGTGAGTCCAAGCCGGTAAGCAAAGATAAGGATGACCAGGTTATCGGCGGGGCGGTCAACGAGGAAGGATCGATTACCATCTCCATCAACAAAACCGGTGACGACTCATTTCTGTCGCAGGTGATCGACCTGGTGAAACAGGCCCAGGCCAGCAAGTCCCGAACGCAGGATCTGGCAAATCGCGCCGCATTCTGGTTGACGTTGATTGCCATTACCGGTGGAATCCTGACCTTTTTTGCCTGGATCGCTTTCACCACGCAGGATCTTAGCTTTGCCATCAACCGGACGGTTACGGTGATGGTCATTGCCTGCCCGCACGCCCTTGGTCTGGCGATTCCACTGGTGGTTTCGGTTTCAACGACCCTGGCGGCAACCAACGGATTTCTGGTCCGGAACCGGGTGGCTTTTGAGGCAGCCCGCAATCTGAAAGCTGTCATTTTTGACAAAACCGGAACGCTTACGGAAGGAAAGTTCGGCGTTACAGACATTCTCGCCTTTGATTCGATCTCAGAAGAGGAGCTGCTTCGGACAACCGCTGCCGTTGAGGTCAATTCCGAGCACCCGATTGCCCGCGGAATTGTCGAAAAAGCGGGTGATAATAATGTGCCCAGGGTAAATGACTTCCAGTCCATTACCGGCAAAGGCGTACAGGGCAATGTGGAAGGAAAAAATGTGAAAGTGGTAAGTCCGGGATATTTGCGGGAGCAGAAAATGGATTATCCCCGTGAACAGATCGAAGAGCTCTCACGGCAGGGCAAAACGGTGGTGTTTACCATCATCGACGACAAACTTGCCGGAGCCGTAGCGCTGGGCGATCAAATCCGGGATGCTTCCAAAAACGCCATCTCAAAACTTCACGACATGGGTATTCAGTGCGTGATGCTCACCGGCGACAACCAGCAGACGGCTGATTATGTGGCCGGTCAGCTCGGAATCGATCAGGTCTTTGCCGAAGTGCT
This DNA window, taken from Natronogracilivirga saccharolytica, encodes the following:
- a CDS encoding copper-translocating P-type ATPase, which codes for MSHNHKKHGGHENHDHHGHDHHNHHKDHDHHKGHDHHGGHGHHGHHEGHDHHGGHGHHDHHEHHAAMVEDFKFRFWWVLALTIPILALSPMIQEFMGVDWSFTGDIWILFALSSVVFFFGGWPFLYGLVDELRQKQPGMMTLIGLAISVAYIYSTFVVFGLEGNLLFWELSTLVGIMLLGHWIEMRSVMSASAALEKLAELLPGKAHKVQDDGSVVDVPLEELQVGDKVLIKPGEKIPADGVVIEGSTNVNESMLTGESKPVSKDKDDQVIGGAVNEEGSITISINKTGDDSFLSQVIDLVKQAQASKSRTQDLANRAAFWLTLIAITGGILTFFAWIAFTTQDLSFAINRTVTVMVIACPHALGLAIPLVVSVSTTLAATNGFLVRNRVAFEAARNLKAVIFDKTGTLTEGKFGVTDILAFDSISEEELLRTTAAVEVNSEHPIARGIVEKAGDNNVPRVNDFQSITGKGVQGNVEGKNVKVVSPGYLREQKMDYPREQIEELSRQGKTVVFTIIDDKLAGAVALGDQIRDASKNAISKLHDMGIQCVMLTGDNQQTADYVAGQLGIDQVFAEVLPDEKAAKVKEVQDQGMTVAMTGDGVNDAPALAQADVGIAIGAGSDVAVETGDIILVQNNPEDVADVIRLSKATYGKMVQNLFWATGYNVVAIPLAAGVLFTWGVILTPAAGAVLMSLSTVIVAINARFLSMKDD
- a CDS encoding efflux RND transporter periplasmic adaptor subunit, with amino-acid sequence MKPTRNQIITGAGLVLAGLLLGWILFAGPADHDHEDNGHDHDHEMAEGEHDHSAENGEEVWTCSMHPSVREDGPGACPICGMDLIPASAEEHEDDYSMVMTESAVKLADIQTTSVVRGNPEREIRMPGRIKVDERRLVNITTQFPGRVIKTKVDFTGAPIRKGEPMASVYSPELIAAQRELLEAARKKESNPRLYESARQKFRFWEFTDNQIDNIISHGEVQRELEILSPADGFVMSRNIADEEHFAEGSVIFEVANLDHLWVVLEAYEEDLDWISTGDEIRFSTRGNPGNSHTATVSYIDPVIDSRKRTAGVRADIENNDMRLKPEMLVSGTVKSVMEEEKLMVPASSVLWTGPRSLVYVKDTGADTPRFEAREVDLGLRSGDHFVIEDGVEEGEQVVFHGAFRVDSEFQLADRFSMMNREPGTGAVPAHDHGDMDMDDHDDPAMDHDDHAEPDDEPHEHGEAIDGATDDFREDFAAVLEYYLQGKEALTTSDFDGARQAFERTAEELEAVGLHRMEGDAHMRWMDQYEAIDGHLDHILEAGDIEELRQGFAQLSHVLIEVVRNYEIPGVHYHQYCPMVDEDWLSSEEEIANPYDPDMLRCGEVIERIEF
- a CDS encoding TolC family protein encodes the protein MTDIHRNPNPAMSCGTARWLPVLSLAGLIILMTASSVPAQAPDRPEDQTRQESPYSGQERHPQLEEYLRIASEENPELRALWHRYLSEQEKIPQVGTLPDPEVNIGFDFNPMMSETVLGRFSISAMQMFPWFGTLESRREMQRAASEADLQSLNSRQLELFRDIQYAWFDLTELQQQIEIAEYTIELVRDLETLVEIRYETANTAQADLLRIQMEEQRLQTRISDLEDKRNPVKARFNALLNRAPDAEVQTDDEIASRTLPHTEEALKDRLIAQNPQFDQLDARERMLREQQNQARLDGRPSFGLGLEVMGRDFGPMSMSPDMNEGFVGMATIRVPIYRSRYSAQYRQASEQLRGLDYERVQTENTLLTGLEEALEQFRDSERSLKLLEDELIPRAEQAYEILGDEYAAGNVRFDEVLQMQRELLDLELERIETLVRQNKAVVSVESITEEASVSY
- a CDS encoding P-II family nitrogen regulator; this translates as MKEIKALIRPEKFDEVNRELRKEGFCCMTVFKGEGTGRHSDSEKAAPTLEFPVLHSHVVKIEIMVDDKEADRICSIIQESGSTGRKGDGIITITELSRIISIRTGEKGAGAL
- a CDS encoding efflux RND transporter permease subunit translates to MTSRIIRFFLENKLIALLLFLALAGWGIATAPFDWDIDLIPRDPVPVDAIPDIGDNQQIIFSEWSGRSPQDIEDQITYPLTTQLLGIPGVRTIRSNSMFGFSSINIIFEDDVEFYWSRARILEKLNALPGDLLPDGVQPALGPDATALGQIFWYTLEGHDADGNPTGGWDPQELRSIQDFQVRYALSAVEGVAEVASIGGFVKEYQVDIDPDAMREAGVTVSDIADAVRSSNLDIGARTIEMNRAEYVVRGLGYIQSLEDLEESVVAVQDNTPIRIKDVAHVGMGPAQRRGALDKAGADAVGGVVVARYGENPLEVIQNVKEEIETIAPGLPSKELDDGTVSQVEIVPFYDRTGLIYETLGTLEEALSLQILITIIVIIIMVMHLRTSLIISLLLPLAVLMSFIMMKYVGVDANVVALAGIAISIGTVVDMGIILTENMLRHIEEKDPEENMLETIYRAVSEVSPAVITALMTTIVSFLPVFMLEAQEGRLFGPLAFTKTFILIAALVIVITLIPAFSHWLFSRRIDSRKWRIIWNSIMIAGGVIVAFAYLAWAGIALIALGANNLAGIWREEYRPWAPWVNNGIIFLAVAWLLAGNWLPLGPENPVSVSLLFILLMVGVIFGLFWLFMRYYERILDWSLRRKTAFLTIPLLILLFGAMSWQGFDTTFRFVAKGWNVIGVEIEETRVWSAADERFPGLGQEFMPTLDEGSFLLMPTTMPHAGIEETLQMMREMDMRIASIPEVETVVGKIGRVESALDPAPISMFENVIMYKSEYKTDERGRRVRYKVENGAFVRDDAGELIPDRRGRYYRQWRDHIHDQDDIWTEILHAGDLPGVTSAPKLQPIETRLIMLQTGMRANMGVRVSGPDLETIDEFATSLEPVLRQVEGVRPASVFADRVVGKPYLEIAIDRQEIARHGLTIRNVQEVISTAIGGQMLGMTVEGRERYPLRARYAREYRDNPDAMKRILIPAPDGSQIPLGQLAEIRFETGPMNIRSENTFLNAYVTFDAQPGEAPVDVVNRAQDQIDRQISEGNLSVPDGISYVFEGEFQNQKRAAERLSVVLPITLLIIFLIIYFQFRSSPVTMIVFSGIILVWAGGFVLLWLYGQDWFFNFSVMGTELREFFQMGTINMSVAVWVGFLALFGIAVDNGVVMATYLEQLFERKKPGDREAVYATAIQAGMRRVRPCLMTTGTTLLALMPILTSPGKGSEIMIPMAIPIFGGMLIQVLSLLLVPLLYALWKETTLTFNHESKTDHD
- a CDS encoding DUF2231 domain-containing protein encodes the protein MTPDWIPNIHPFIVHFPIALLVVAVLCDVIRVFLKDQSWLHKMVLALYAAGTVGLIASFLSGRQAVETVTVTGDAIPVVTAHEDWALYTLFFYFAFTLLRGWTWWKNLEVKKPALIGLVLLAFAGTGMLWYTGELGAKLVYKHGVAVGEIDRLEQQIEKLRQDLARFREDAAPEQHDDGSWTWRIGPGADHALTEYFTVEGSEPERAELSQTDGQYHLQLEAGDESSFLLFGDAIRNVDGRIELNTEEFNGEFALIHHFQDTENYQYLRLVDSELIQGQILNGSDNSLGSGDVDTTDWFTLRVTASGRHFYGYHNGQTVVHTHADEMEPGKTGILIRGEGTVGMRLLEFNSVE
- a CDS encoding DUF3347 domain-containing protein; the encoded protein is MKNVVITFSILFAGMLLVSQAEARSGQSHHAHLLHEAAYAGNDADEFGAEFGALMQDYFGLKEALVESDLEQAGSKSHAMGERLDEIGPHRLEGDEHMFWMNRFEDLAGEITAIHDAENLDDVREHFSSLSDQLVEIVSTLGTGDNVYHQYCPMAEAGWLSDEEEIRNPYKPETMLGCGRIEAKM